The proteins below are encoded in one region of Ferroplasma acidiphilum:
- a CDS encoding ABC transporter ATP-binding protein, which translates to MIQIRELEKEYGKHQRALDHITQDLDSGIVSIIGKNGAGKTTLLRILSTQLKSSSGDAFIDGLSINKDIKEIRNKIVSIPQEASPIGILTAYEQVFLYLTGKGFSFHSARQESRMALKVVGLGDKMDVPTDILSGGMKRKMFVAMALGYNAETVFLDEPTTGLDPLSRMETWGAIKELTGNVVLTTHYMEEATELSRKIYMMDSGKFIGSGTADELLYDLRGKVRIESKEQMQGSYRIGNIYVKYVDKSDLDRYENLYYSIKQISIEDLFITRGVDLES; encoded by the coding sequence ATGATTCAAATCCGGGAGCTTGAAAAAGAATATGGCAAACACCAGAGAGCCCTCGATCATATAACCCAGGATCTGGATAGTGGAATAGTATCAATCATTGGCAAAAATGGAGCAGGGAAAACAACTCTTTTGAGAATATTATCCACACAGCTGAAATCATCATCCGGTGATGCATTCATCGACGGGCTCAGTATTAATAAAGATATTAAAGAAATCAGAAATAAAATAGTAAGCATTCCACAGGAAGCGTCTCCTATAGGAATACTTACAGCATATGAGCAGGTTTTTTTATATCTTACAGGGAAGGGATTTTCTTTCCATTCAGCCAGGCAGGAATCCAGAATGGCCTTGAAGGTTGTTGGATTGGGAGATAAGATGGATGTCCCAACTGATATACTCTCCGGAGGCATGAAGAGAAAAATGTTTGTTGCTATGGCACTGGGATACAATGCTGAAACTGTATTTTTAGATGAACCCACAACCGGGCTTGACCCCTTATCCAGAATGGAAACATGGGGTGCAATAAAGGAGCTTACAGGAAATGTTGTTCTTACGACACATTATATGGAAGAGGCTACAGAGTTATCCAGGAAAATATACATGATGGACTCGGGAAAATTCATCGGGTCAGGAACTGCAGATGAACTCCTCTATGATTTAAGGGGTAAAGTCAGGATAGAATCTAAGGAGCAGATGCAGGGGTCCTATAGAATTGGAAATATATATGTAAAATATGTGGATAAATCGGATTTAGACAGATACGAAAATCTTTATTATTCGATTAAGCAGATATCAATAGAGGATTTATTTATAACAAGGGGGGTTGACCTTGAATCTTAG
- a CDS encoding ABC transporter permease encodes MNLRFILSMAWYYGIKTIFRGPSYLIASLATPLTLLFLVFVLSHGALVKFAIVGGLIAFVGSVGLSGAGDSAFFRLQLRIQDLYVPSKVSPFDYMAAFTLSYLVFSVPGIILYIYLGLSYHLFNLYDSSMMLLVMVLLIISTTSISFIISGSIKHLRNIWGITGILTIITSILPPTFYPYSYVPKSFLYIIALSPTTPAAVIAQGAFGLSVPMNSMFYIMIIETVIYTILARILVRWREN; translated from the coding sequence TTGAATCTTAGATTTATACTGTCAATGGCATGGTATTATGGAATCAAAACTATTTTCAGGGGCCCTTCCTATTTGATTGCTTCACTGGCAACACCTTTAACCTTGCTCTTTCTTGTATTTGTATTGAGCCATGGGGCCCTGGTTAAATTTGCTATTGTCGGAGGGTTGATTGCATTTGTTGGTTCTGTAGGCCTTTCCGGTGCTGGAGATTCAGCCTTTTTCAGGCTTCAATTGAGAATCCAGGATCTGTATGTTCCGAGCAAAGTTTCTCCATTTGATTATATGGCTGCCTTCACACTGAGCTATCTGGTTTTTTCTGTACCTGGAATAATACTGTATATTTATCTCGGGCTCTCTTACCATCTTTTCAACCTGTACGATTCTTCAATGATGTTGCTGGTTATGGTTTTATTGATAATATCTACCACATCTATATCCTTTATAATATCAGGTTCTATTAAACATTTAAGGAATATATGGGGCATAACCGGTATATTGACCATCATCACAAGCATATTGCCACCAACATTCTATCCATACAGTTATGTTCCAAAGTCATTTTTATACATTATAGCACTTTCGCCTACAACGCCAGCAGCAGTCATTGCCCAGGGTGCATTCGGGCTTTCAGTTCCTATGAATTCCATGTTTTACATAATGATAATTGAAACGGTAATCTATACTATACTTGCCAGAATACTTGTCAGATGGAGGGAAAACTAA
- the surE gene encoding 5'/3'-nucleotidase SurE, protein MILVTNDDGFNAAGIKQLYKNASMVDDAVMVAPDSMRSASGMSITFTRPMRIQSLETYGINGYCVSGYPADTITVAQNIILKGKKIDLVASGINIGSNISLRSIYASGTISAAIAAALKGIKSIAFSMVTDQINGNEGPDFSKAGMYSRYIIEEFKKSGFPENADILNINFPAQITDETEIKVVPMAENVFHDYLEHNVDPNGKDYYWLGNTVEKTQDRNTDYYVLMEENNISVTPLSVYGHTVKNYEPTRKFFAGITKKIIENEDSML, encoded by the coding sequence ATGATTTTGGTTACAAATGATGATGGTTTTAATGCTGCTGGCATAAAGCAGCTTTATAAAAACGCATCCATGGTGGATGATGCCGTAATGGTTGCACCGGATAGCATGAGAAGCGCTTCTGGAATGAGTATAACATTTACAAGGCCTATGAGAATACAATCACTGGAAACATATGGAATTAATGGATACTGTGTATCAGGCTATCCTGCTGACACAATCACGGTAGCACAGAATATTATATTAAAGGGCAAAAAGATAGATCTGGTAGCAAGCGGGATTAATATAGGCTCTAACATATCACTCAGATCAATATATGCCAGCGGAACTATATCTGCTGCAATTGCGGCTGCATTAAAGGGAATAAAGTCCATCGCATTTTCAATGGTTACTGACCAGATAAATGGTAATGAAGGGCCTGATTTTTCAAAGGCTGGAATGTATTCAAGATATATTATAGAAGAATTTAAAAAATCTGGATTTCCTGAAAACGCAGATATACTTAATATTAATTTTCCTGCACAGATTACAGATGAGACAGAAATCAAGGTTGTCCCCATGGCCGAAAATGTTTTCCATGATTATCTTGAGCATAATGTGGACCCCAATGGAAAGGATTACTACTGGCTGGGAAATACCGTAGAAAAAACGCAGGACAGGAATACAGATTACTACGTATTGATGGAGGAAAATAATATTTCCGTAACTCCTCTCTCTGTGTATGGGCACACTGTAAAAAATTATGAGCCTACAAGGAAATTTTTCGCTGGGATAACAAAAAAGATAATTGAAAATGAAGATAGCATGTTATAA
- the moaA gene encoding GTP 3',8-cyclase MoaA — MLNSVHSGLLYDNFGRPVNSMRIQLNAICNFHCIFCHMEGTERSMQYMTPEQIENVVAVAASHGVNKIKFTGGEPLLREDILEIVRRTRKHITGNISLTTNGVELPKLAKGLKEAGLDRVNISMHAIDEYNFHFITDTKKNFLPIVKQGIQAARDAGLGPIKINFVLMKNINEDQVDGMIKFCAENDSTLQLIEFEANREKEHSEEYLKYHVPLEPIERRIQKQAMDVEHNPLHNRERYTVKTDYGEVKIEFVKPMRNKDFCKHCTRLRLTADGQFKTCLLRENDYFDIKDMLGDESEIDSMYRKAVEARVPYWR, encoded by the coding sequence ATGTTAAACAGTGTGCATTCAGGGCTGCTTTATGATAACTTTGGCAGGCCAGTAAATAGTATGAGAATCCAGTTAAATGCCATATGCAATTTTCACTGTATATTCTGCCACATGGAAGGAACAGAAAGGAGCATGCAATATATGACTCCAGAACAGATTGAAAATGTTGTAGCTGTAGCAGCAAGCCACGGTGTAAATAAAATTAAATTTACAGGAGGCGAACCGCTTTTAAGGGAAGACATACTGGAAATTGTCAGGAGGACCAGAAAGCATATTACCGGAAATATTTCATTAACAACCAATGGAGTGGAACTTCCTAAACTGGCAAAGGGACTTAAAGAGGCCGGGCTGGATAGGGTAAATATATCTATGCATGCAATAGATGAGTACAATTTCCATTTTATAACAGACACAAAGAAAAACTTTCTTCCCATAGTAAAACAGGGAATACAGGCTGCCAGGGATGCGGGTCTTGGGCCTATAAAAATTAATTTTGTGCTTATGAAAAATATCAATGAGGATCAGGTTGATGGAATGATAAAATTCTGTGCTGAAAATGATTCTACCCTGCAGTTAATAGAATTCGAGGCTAACAGGGAAAAGGAGCATAGTGAGGAGTATCTTAAATATCACGTTCCACTTGAACCCATAGAAAGGAGAATACAGAAACAGGCTATGGATGTGGAGCACAATCCATTGCATAACAGGGAGAGATACACAGTTAAAACCGATTATGGAGAAGTAAAGATAGAATTTGTAAAACCCATGCGAAATAAAGATTTCTGCAAACATTGCACCAGATTGAGGCTCACGGCTGATGGCCAGTTCAAGACCTGCTTATTAAGGGAAAATGATTATTTCGACATAAAAGATATGCTCGGTGATGAAAGTGAAATTGATAGCATGTACAGGAAAGCTGTAGAGGCAAGGGTGCCATACTGGAGGTAA
- a CDS encoding MoaD/ThiS family protein, producing MKIVVLYFAHVRDITGLPQEVFDLETGNMDLLREKIFSKYPQLRAINNLLISVNNEYYSGLPLNENDRVAFFPPVSGG from the coding sequence ATGAAGATAGTAGTTCTTTATTTTGCCCATGTGAGAGATATAACCGGGTTGCCGCAGGAAGTTTTTGACCTTGAGACAGGCAACATGGATCTGTTAAGGGAAAAGATTTTCAGCAAATATCCACAGTTGAGAGCCATTAATAATTTGCTCATATCAGTAAATAATGAATATTATTCCGGGCTCCCGCTCAATGAAAATGACAGGGTTGCATTTTTCCCCCCTGTAAGCGGTGGGTAA
- a CDS encoding DUF4382 domain-containing protein: MKSKKLMSVIVAIIIIAVIAGGSYYAYHYETTGTMKVSAADTPTNLIGVMDVNVTFSAIALHSDKVSSNSTGWTNYSLHDKTVNIMNLNASNAAFLSNLSVHAGSYNLIKIYIKNVTIYVNTSVTSLFGANATVSLHLAHDFALVVLVHPVTVSAHSTTSIVTDFNLSNNIHVSSHTFSMSATVDVVS; encoded by the coding sequence ATGAAATCAAAAAAATTGATGTCAGTAATAGTGGCAATTATAATAATTGCAGTGATAGCAGGCGGTAGCTACTACGCTTATCATTATGAAACCACCGGAACTATGAAAGTAAGTGCAGCTGATACGCCCACAAATCTTATTGGAGTTATGGATGTGAATGTTACATTCAGTGCAATTGCATTGCACTCCGATAAAGTATCCTCAAACTCAACAGGATGGACAAACTACTCACTGCATGATAAGACTGTAAATATAATGAATTTAAATGCAAGCAACGCGGCATTTCTGTCTAACCTGTCTGTACATGCTGGCTCGTATAATCTGATAAAGATATACATCAAAAATGTAACTATATATGTAAATACGTCTGTAACAAGTTTATTTGGAGCAAACGCAACAGTTAGCTTGCATCTGGCACATGATTTTGCTCTTGTGGTTCTTGTACATCCAGTGACAGTATCTGCACATTCAACTACAAGCATAGTAACAGATTTTAACCTCTCCAACAACATACATGTATCAAGCCATACATTTAGTATGAGCGCAACAGTAGATGTTGTTTCTTAA
- a CDS encoding gamma-glutamyltransferase family protein, protein MKYNVATSHPLSTMAGMEALERGGNAYDAMLASSSALVVVQPHFNGLGGDLFATIKDNGYYCINASGYAASAASIDFYSRNGYQEIPKRGSLSSFSIPGLVASWKIAAEKSVMGIGENFKRAIQFAKDGFEPSRKLVRAINRFDGGDEDFNNIYKGTDSWLVQKSLGNTLETLVTEGLDSFYNGNIADKIEADMKEKGGLITKKDLLDYKASITEPVRVNYRGYNVYTNPPVSQGLTASVWLRDLNAYDLAGMEHQEYYDTLIKTMHDAYNIRRKYVYDGVKLPENIDDMKPDNDQPGNQKSNLSDTTAYSIFDGEIEISAIQSNYMGFGSGHSIKGTGINMNNRGSYFSLDSENKNSLKPGKKTFHTLMSILASGKKDIILGTMGGDVQPQVNVQILSRIIDLGGNMPDAIAYPRFAYPASIYGDSKVYYESTLRLNHYEPVDDLNDMMGHAQGILIDSDSEAGVDPRGDGLLHYMKEKYFK, encoded by the coding sequence ATGAAATATAATGTTGCCACAAGCCACCCGTTGAGCACAATGGCGGGAATGGAAGCACTGGAAAGGGGAGGCAATGCCTACGACGCCATGCTTGCTTCATCATCTGCCCTCGTTGTCGTCCAGCCCCATTTTAACGGGCTTGGAGGGGATTTATTTGCCACAATAAAGGATAATGGATATTACTGCATCAATGCAAGCGGGTATGCAGCATCCGCAGCGAGCATCGATTTTTATTCCAGAAATGGCTATCAGGAGATACCAAAAAGAGGCAGTCTCTCGTCATTTTCAATTCCCGGACTTGTAGCTTCATGGAAAATTGCTGCGGAAAAATCCGTGATGGGCATAGGTGAAAATTTTAAGAGGGCAATACAGTTCGCAAAGGATGGCTTCGAACCAAGCAGAAAACTTGTAAGAGCAATTAACCGGTTCGATGGAGGGGATGAAGATTTTAATAATATTTATAAGGGCACTGACTCATGGCTTGTACAGAAAAGCCTTGGCAATACTCTTGAAACATTGGTAACGGAAGGGTTAGATTCATTTTATAACGGTAACATTGCTGATAAAATAGAGGCCGATATGAAGGAAAAGGGCGGACTTATCACAAAAAAAGACCTTTTAGATTACAAAGCCTCTATCACAGAACCGGTAAGGGTGAATTACAGGGGGTATAATGTTTATACAAATCCACCTGTTAGCCAGGGATTGACAGCATCTGTATGGCTAAGAGACCTGAATGCCTATGATCTTGCGGGCATGGAGCACCAGGAATATTACGATACTTTGATAAAAACCATGCATGACGCGTACAATATTCGCAGGAAGTACGTATACGATGGCGTGAAATTACCGGAAAACATAGATGACATGAAACCGGATAATGATCAACCGGGAAATCAGAAATCCAATCTTTCCGATACAACTGCATATTCAATTTTCGATGGTGAAATAGAGATTAGTGCTATACAGAGCAATTATATGGGCTTCGGGTCAGGGCATAGCATTAAGGGAACAGGCATAAATATGAACAACAGGGGCAGTTATTTTTCCCTTGACAGTGAAAATAAAAATAGCCTGAAACCTGGCAAAAAAACATTCCACACACTTATGAGCATCCTTGCCTCTGGAAAAAAGGATATAATTTTAGGAACCATGGGAGGTGATGTCCAGCCACAGGTCAATGTCCAGATACTTTCAAGGATTATTGACCTCGGAGGCAATATGCCGGATGCTATAGCTTACCCTAGATTTGCATACCCCGCATCTATTTACGGTGATTCAAAGGTTTATTATGAAAGTACATTGAGGCTTAACCACTATGAACCGGTTGATGACCTTAACGATATGATGGGCCATGCCCAGGGAATATTAATTGATTCTGATTCAGAAGCTGGTGTTGATCCCAGGGGCGATGGGCTACTACATTATATGAAGGAAAAATACTTTAAATAA